The Chelonia mydas isolate rCheMyd1 chromosome 3, rCheMyd1.pri.v2, whole genome shotgun sequence genome includes a region encoding these proteins:
- the GAREM2 gene encoding GRB2-associated and regulator of MAPK protein 2, giving the protein MEKLAAGLAQISWSSGALPLDVIVSKCRLPTLVRLGPGEYVEGVSDQDVLLIHSCRQWTTVTAHSLEEGHYVIGPKIDIPLQYPGKFKLLDQDRDVREPVQYFNSVEEVASSFPDRVFVMEAITFSVKVVSGEFSEDSEVYNFTLQAGDELTLMGQAEILCAKAAKEKWRLPTLLRKLGKGSPLGSKPAKGKVPCLICMNHRTNESLSLPFQCKGCFSTRSPLELQMREGEHTIRSIIEKVRLPVNVAVPGRPSRNPYDLHAIREGHCYKLLSIISKTVVLSCILRQEAVVPFHFLLLSDMPRFALPQGLLWGDPQLEKLLRDSAALCQERFDPDEYSKAVREAKPDLSEECASPRRIRLCLQGCAHEELAPAFQRLSLCIYSGGSAHAPEDPLAVPGGQAPQLLLPRRERSAPSELPDSEREYVTPDWAEPEFRTQEPVEIPYEELWANQNPDDFSEPSGNPPGLGSANKGQRDLMSFAASSPLGSPHRPALRGEEPGGETPPPVPPKSEAVKEECRLLNAPPVPPRGSRPHAASSPPVPLRFPKLQPAHSPSPSVSYYSAGLHDASGTRSGSCSPSPDSYSLYCYPCTWGDCKAGDSAGRQLPGTLPPSTQPSQTSWSDPWAYADTGPSVASGRSTPLLGGDAPIKTYHSCPRLKAPHPQKRFAPFGALNPFANPAYSPSPSSSTEWLEALDWQKPPSAPTPETFDPFESASPESERCYSQEGWGGAGGACPAPPPRPPKSLETESLVIRSTAPLSPTIVRGAEGGVTRVYLTQGVIEVPPASAPRSSPGESASHVPGAPRLNGDGSAWQPPADLAALSVEEVSRCLRFIGLSEDVVSFFARERIDGSIFVQLPEEILADDFRLTKLQVKKIMQFIKGWRPKI; this is encoded by the exons GAGAGTACGTGGAGGGGGTGAGTGACCAGGACGTGCTCCTCATTCACTCCTGCCGCCAGTGGACCACGGTGACGGCTCACAGCCTGGAGGAAGGGCACTACGTCATCGGGCCCAAGATCGACATCCCGCTGCAGTACCCAG GGAAGTTTAAGCTGCTGGACCAAGACCGGGACGTACGCGAACCCGTTCAGTATTTCAACAGCGTggaggaggtggccagcagcTTCCCGGACCGTGTCTTCGTCATGGAGGCCATCACCTTCAGCGTGAAG GTGGTGTCCGGGGAGTTCAGCGAGGACAGCGAGGTCTACAACTTCACGCTGCAGGCGGGCGACGAGCTGACGCTGATGGGCCAGGCCGAGATCCTGTGTGCCAAGGCGGCGAAGGAGAAGTGGCGCCTCCCCACCCTCCTGCGCAAGCTGGGCAAGGGGAGCCCGCTGGGCAGCAAGCCGGCCAAGGGCAAGGTGCCCTGCCTGATCTGCATGAACCACCGCACCAACGAGAGCCTCAGCCTGCCCTTCCAGTGCAAGGGCTGCTTCAGCACCCGCAGCCCGCTGGAGCTGCAGATGCGGGAGGGCGAGCACACCATCCGCAGCATCATCGAGAAGGTGCGGCTGCCCGTCAACGTGGCGGTGCCCGGCCGGCCCTCGCGCAACCCCTACGACCTGCACGCCATCCGCGAGGGCCACTGCTACAAGCTGCTCAGCATCATCTCCAAGACGGTGGTGCTCAGCTGCATCCTGCGCCAGGAGGCCGTGGTGcccttccacttcctgctgcTGAGCGATATGCCCCGCTtcgccctgccccaggggctgctctggggCGACCCCCAGCTGGAGAAGCTGCTGCGGGACAGCGCCGCCCTCTGCCAGGAGCGCTTCGACCCCGACGAGTACTCCAAAGCCGTGCGGGAGGCCAAGCCCGACCTGTCGGAGGAGTGCGCCAGCCCCCGGCGCATCCGCCTCTGCCTGCAGGGCTGTGCCCACGAGGAGCTGGCTCCGGCCTTCCAGCGCCTCTCGCTCTGCATCTACAGCGGGGGCTCGGCCCACGCCCCCGAGGACCCCCTGGCCGTGCCGGGCGGGCAGGCCCCGCAGCTGCTCCTGCCCCGCCGTGAGCGCTCGGCCCCGTCTGAGCTCCCCGACTCGGAGCGGGAGTACGTGACGCCCGATTGGGCCGAGCCCGAGTTCAGGACTCAGGAGCCGGTGGAGATCCCCTACGAGGAGCTCTGGGCCAACCAGAACCCGGATGACTTCTCGGAGCCCAGCGGCAACCCGCCGGGGCTGGGCAGCGCCAACAAAGGGCAGCGCGACCTCATGTCCTTCGCCGCCTCCTCTCCACTGGGCTCCCCCCACCGACCCGCCCTGCGTGGGGAGGAGCCCGGGGGCGAGACGCCGCCTCCCGTCCCACCCAAATCCGAGGCG gtgaaggaggaatgCCGCCTGCTGAATGCCCCCCCCGTCCCGCCCCGGGGCAGCCGGCCCCACGCCGCCTCCAGCCCACCCGTCCCCCTGCGCTTCCCAAAGCTCCAGCCGGCGCACTCGCCCAGTCCCAGCGTCTCGTACTACTCGGCCGGGCTCCACGACGC GTCAGGGACGCGGAGCGGGAGCTGCTCGCCCTCCCCGGACTCCTACTCCCTCTACTGCTACCCCTGCACCTGGGGCGACTGCAAGGCCGGGGACTCTGCCGGCCGCCAGCTGCCGGGGACCCTGCCgcccagcacccagcccagccAGACGTCCTGGTCGGACCCCTGGGCCTACGCCGACACGGGCCCCAGCGTGGCCAGCGGGCGCTCCACGCCCCTCCTGGGGGGCGACGCCCCCATCAAGACCTACCACAGCTGCCCCCGCCTcaaggccccccacccccagaaacgcTTCGCCCCTTTCGGGGCCCTGAACCCCTTCGCCAACCCCGCCTACtcgcccagcccctcctcctccaccgaGTGGCTGGAGGCCCTGGACTGGCAGAAGCCCCCCTCTGCGCCCACGCCGGAGACCTTCGACCCCTTCGAGAGCGCCTCCCCCGAGTCGGAGCGCTGCTAcagccaggagggctgggggggggcgggcggcgcctgccccgcccccccgccccggccccccaaGAGCCTGGAGACGGAGAGCCTGGTGATCCGCAGCACGGCGCCGCTCTCGCCCACCATCGTGCGCGGGGCCGAGGGCGGCGTCACCCGCGTCTACCTCACGCAGGGCGTCATCGAGGTGCCGCCGGCGTCGGCCCCGCGCAGCAGCCCGGGCGAGAGCGCCAGCCACGTGCCCGGCGCGCCCCGGCTGAACGGCGACGGCTCGGCCTGGCAGCCCCCCGCCGACCTGGCGGCGCTCTCCGTGGAGGAGGTGTCCCGGTGCCTGCGCTTCATCGGCCTCTCCGAGGACGTGGTGAGCTTCTTCGCCCGCGAGCGCATCGACGGCAGCATCTTCGTCCAGCTCCCCGAGGAGATCCTCGCCGACGACTTCCGCCTCACCAAGCTGCAGGTCAAGAAGATCATGCAGTTCATCAAGGGCTGGCGACCCAAGATCTAG